In Cicer arietinum cultivar CDC Frontier isolate Library 1 chromosome 7, Cicar.CDCFrontier_v2.0, whole genome shotgun sequence, the genomic window cTAACCTCTTGTTGTTGATGACCTGATATTGTTGTTGAATATCATGTTCTTGACAAATTTTTTgttcattataaaaataaaaataaataatttgacccTTTTTATGTTGAATACCAAGATCTGGTGTTGTTGTTGAATACCATGTTCTTCATTTGAATTTTcagattgttaattttttaggaCTTGTATCATCCATTTTCAGTTAATTTTTCCAAATGGCTTATAGAGAATGGATGTTGGatccataaaaaaaaagtgaagaatATATTCGAGGAGTTAATGAATTTCTTGaatttgcttttcaaaattcaCAAATCAATGGAAAAATAATGTGCCCTTGTACAAAATGTGTCAATTGTCACTCTTATTCTCGCGTATGTGTTTATGAACACTTAACAGATCCACACTGTGGATTTCTTAGAGGCTATAGACAATGGATATATCATGGTGAAAAACCTAGAACTTCAAGTAGCGCTACTAAACAAAATGTAGAAATGGAGCATGACATGGATGGATTAGTTCATGATGTATTTGGAATTCATTCTACAGAAGAGCCAATTTGTGGTGAAGGTGAAAGAATTCCCGAAGTTAGagaaaactctaaattttaCGAATTTGTAAAGGAGAATGAGCAAATGCTTTACCCCAACTGTAAGAAGTATAGCAAGCTATCATTTATGGTACATTTGTATCATTTAAAGTGTCTTCATGGGTGGAGTGACAAGTCATTCTCCATGTTGCTTGATTTACTAAGAGATGCTTTACCAGAAGAAAATGTTTTGCCAAAGTCATATTATGAAACTAAAAAGATTGTTTCAGGATTAGGTTTGGGGTATGAGAAGATCCATGCTTGTCCCAATGATTGCATATTATATTGGGATAAATATGCCAAATATGAAGTATGTCCAAAGTGTAGTACGTCAAGGTGGAAAACAACAAATGAAGACGTACAAGGTAATGGATTGGAGACTTCTGAGAGGCGAAAGAAGATACCAGCAAAGATCCTTCGATGGTTTCCATTGAAACCAAGGTTGCAAAGGTTATACATGTCCTCCAAAGTTGCAGAATCAATGAGATGGCACCATGAGAGTAGATTGAATGATGGTTCTCTTAGGCATCCAGCTGATTCCCTTGCTTGGAAGAATTTTGACGCTCGATATCCAACATTTTCGTTAGATCCTCGTAATTTTCGATTAGGAGTGGCTTCATATGGTTTCAATCCTTTCAAGACTATGAGTATTACTCATAGCACTTGGCCTGTCATTCTAattccttacaatcttcctccttgGATGTGCATGAAACAACCATACTTCATGTTATCACTATTAATTCCGGGTCCAAAAGGTCCTGGAAATAACATTGACATTTATCTGCAACCTTTAGTACAAGAGTTGCAAGAGTTATGGGATGATGGAATTGAAACATTTGATGCCTATAAGAAAGAGACATTTCAACTTCGTGCAGCTATGATGTGGACTATTAATGACTTTCCAGCATATGCTAACTTGTCTGGATGGAGTACTAAAGGTCAATATGCATGTCCATGTTGTGGTATTGAAACTACCTCGCAGTGGTTACGTCATGGTAAAAAATTTTGCTACATGGGTCATCGTCGTTGGTTATCTCCCAAACATAAGTGGAGATTGAATAGTAGGGATTTTGATGGAACACGAGAGCTAAGGATCCCTCCTAAAAGACTTGATGGGACtgatattttaagacaaataGATGAATGTAGAGAAAAAGGTCTAGCAAATGGAGCACAACCTTGGAAAAAGAAGAGCATTTTCTTCACATTGCCTTATTGGCAATATAATGTATTGTGTCATAATCTTGATGTGATGCACATTGAAAAGAACGTATGTGACAACATTATTGGTACATTGTTAAACCAAGAGGGAAAATTCAAAGATAATTATAAGGCACGAGCTGATCTTGTAGATATGGGTATAAGAAGTATGCTCCATCCTCAACAAAGTCCTAATATAACTACAACGTGTTTGCCTAGAGCATGCTATCAAATGACTAACAAAGAAAAGGAATCTTTCCTAAGCATTCTCAAGAATGTAAAAACTTCAGATGAATGCTCATCAAACATCCCACGTTGTGTGCATGTCAAGCAACACAAGATGTTTGGATTGAAAAGTTACGATTGTCATGTTTTGATGCAAGAGCTTCTTCCAGTAGCATTACGGGGTTCATTGCCAGATAAAGTCACTTCAGTGTTAGTTGATCTTTGCAATTTCTTCAAGCAAATTTGTTCTAAGGTACTTAATGTGGAATTTCTATCACAATTGGAGTCTCAAATAGTTATCACACTTTGTCAGTTGGAAACAATTtttcctccttcattttttaCTGTTATGATGCATTTGGTAATTCATTTGGCACACGAAGCCCAAGTTGCTGGACCGGTACAAtatcgatggatgtatccgCTTGAGAGGTATgtatgtttataaaaattggtttaattaaaagtgttaaacaagtttttttggatgttgagaacataaatattttaaattttcttcactTTCAGGTTTCTTCTTACTCTTAAGTCCTTTGTACGTAATAGAGCCCATCCAGAAGGATCAATTGCAGAGGGATTTTTGCCAATGAATGTTTGACGTTTTGTTCGCAATATCTATCTGGGGTAGAAACTAGGTTCAATAGACCTAACAGAAATGACGATGAAGTCTCTGGAAGGCCATTAGGGATAAAGAAACAACATAAGTTACGATTAGGGAAGAGGAAGAAATTGAGTAGAACTAAACTTGACAAGAAAGAGTTAGCATAGGCACATAGATATGTGCTTTCTAATTGTGATGCAGTTGCTCCATTTATAGAGTAAGTCACatatcatatttcaattttatacaatttaaatttttattacattttttttaacactatTACTGTTACTTTTAGAGAACACATTTTACATCTTAAGAGACAGTGTCGATCACGACGATTGACACAGCTTGAAATTGACAAGCAACATGGTCAAAAATTTATTGAGTGGTTTAAACTCAGGGTGagcatataataatttaattatttaaattttactgaTTGTTTTTATATAGAAACTTActatatttcatgaaatattttAGATCCAGCATATGGATGAACAAAAGAGTTCAGAAGTTGCTCATGAACTTAGATGGTTATCTTGTGGACCATCTGAGGTAGTAAGAAGATACACAGATTATGCGATTAATGGTTTTAGATTCCACacaaagaagagagagagatttttgaaaacacaaaatAGTGGAGTTGTTGTAAAGACAAAGACCTCAAAAGATGAAATTAATTACTATGGGGCAATAACTGATATATTGATGTTGGATTATTCTGGAAAgtacaagtttgtgttatttaaatgTGATTGGGTTGATATTAATAAATGTATCAAGAAAGATAAGTTTGGCATGACGCttgtcaatttcaaatttttaaaacatactgGGGAAAATATTTGTGATGACCCATTTGTGTTTGCATCACAGGCTAAAAAggtgttttatatatatgatgagAGAAACAAGGATTGGCTTGTTGTTCTCaatgcaaaagttagggatatCTAAGATATGGGTGATGAGGAATctaatgaaattgaagaaattcaTGCGCAACTAATGGGCGATACAAGTGAAGCTactcaaaatgttaatgatttggTTAGGCTTGaagttgaagatgatgatgacttttttgaagttgttgatgttgataatatggatgatgatgaagatggtGAGGAAGACGAATGAAGTGTGTTCTAGTTGTGCATGATTTTATACATTATgttttttcttatacttttagatttgtctatgtttttcttatacttttagatttgtctatgttttttgaattttgtccaagttactcatttataattttgtgttaGAGAAGCAATGGCTCGAAGAAGAAAGTTAAATATTCGACATCGAGCAAGTGATAATGAAGGAATTCAGTCTACTTCTAATAATACAAACTCAACCAATGTAGAATGAAGTAATGTTGCAGAAACTCGTTCTAGTCCTTGCCATGCAAAAGGTGTCATACATGAGTCTGTACAATCTCACTCAATTCCCTTTGATATAGAAGTTGAAgaagaacaaattgaaaaaggtattaattatatattctttgttttgaagttttatttatattgtttttattatgacTTATATGCACACATAGTTTTATTGTCTTTTGTTTGGTACAAGGAAGTAATGTTGTAGAAACTCGTTCTAGTCCTTGTCATGCAGAAGGTGTCATACGTGAGTCTGTAGAATCTCACTCAATTCCCTCTGATATAGAAGTTGAAgaagaacaaattgaaaaaggtattaattatatattctttgttttgaagttttatttatattgtttttattatgacTTATATGCACACATAGTTTTATTGTCCTTTTGTTTGGTTTGTAGAAGTAGAGCCTAAACGGGTTAGAGGTCCTACAAAAATGTTAGATGTTTGGGAAATGGAAGATGGTGATTTAATAATCGTTAATTTGGACAAATATGGTCGACCAATTGGTGAGGAAGGGACAACTCTAACTCGTTTCATTGGTAGCGTAGCTAGAAGGCATCAATATGCTCATATCGACTACAAGTCATGGAAAGTCATGCCAAATGATTACAAAGaagaaatgttgaaattaataGAGGTATTATGATTAttcatttaactaatataacatatttttttaagaagtcAATTGAGATGTacaattaacatgttttttagtttttgtgctCTAACATGTTTGATGTACAATGATGATGTTAGGAATATTTAATGGAttaacaatttataatcatacttATAGTTTAAGAATATAGATGGTTAGCACACTCAAACTACATCATAACATGTTGATAACTGTAAGAAtacatttaactaatataacatGTTTCTTTAACATCTCTTATCATGTAGagtaaatttgagtttgttcctCCAATAAATGACTTAACAAGAGAAATGTTAAAATCTGAACTGAATGAGAAATAGAGGCAATGGAAGGGTGATCTAAAGTCAATGGCATATGACCCTACTAAAACAGAAGAAGAAGTTGCATCTCTTGTACCAGATGATAGGGTTGACCCTAATCAATATTGTGGTTTGGTTCATCATTGGTTTTTTGATGAAGGACAAGTAAGTCGTATATATTATGagtaatatattaaagagtTTATTATTTAGACTAATATTTTATNNNNNNNNNNNNNNNNNNNNNNNNNNNNNNNNNNNNNNNNNNNNNNNNNNNNNNNNNNNNNNNNNNNNNNNNNNNNNNNNNNNNNNNNNNNNNNNNNNNNNNNNNNNNNNNNNNNNNNNNNNNNNNNNNNNNNNTTTAAGAATATAGATGTTTAGCACACTCAAACTACATCATAACATGTTGATAACTAATATAACATGTTTCTTTAACATCTCTTATTGTGTAGagtaaatttgagtttgttcctCCAATAAATGACTTAACAAGAGAAATGTTAAAATCTGAGCTGAATGAGAAATGGAGGCAATGGAAGGGTGATCTAAAGTCAATGGCATATGACCCTACTAAAACAGAAGAAGAAGTTGCATCTCTTGTACCAGATGATAGGGTTGACCCTAATCAATATTGTGGTTTGGTTCATCATTGGTTTTTTGATGAAGGACAAGTAAGTCGTATATATTATGagtaatatattaaagagtttattatttagactaatattttatatcaattgcagaaaataagtaaaattaataggcAAAATCGTGCTAAGTTTGAAGATGTTCATTGTATGGGTTCAAAAAGTCTCCCAAAGTTTATTGATGAGAAggtttatttctatttctatttttatggctttaatttaaattaaaaatgaaatgcatttaacttatttgtttggttGTAGATAAAAAAGGGCAAAGGAGTGTTGCCTGGACGTAAAGAGATTTACATTGATACCCGTACTCGTAAAGATGGAACAATTGTCAATGAAAAGGCTGCAAGATTGATTGTaagttttgataataattaaacggtaccaatatataaaatgtgtataaattaagtttgacaaagtgctgaattttattttcaaatgtatGATGATTGTATTGGATTTTTACTTGACCTTTTAGGAGATTTTGTACTTGTTAGCATATATGCAGTGTTGAAGTTTTTTAATTGGATCTTATTGTAGTACGACATGCTTTGaatgtcaatttcaatttggtattttcaatcattaataatttttattttattttttaggaagaactaaaaaaacataGTAATGAGGCTGGAACTTCTCAATCAACCCAAGACACACAAGGTTCTATGTCTTGGAAGgatgatatattttatcaaGTACAAGGACCTGATAAAAACGGACGTGTGCGATGTATGggcaagattcctcattttAAAAAATCGAAGGTTTGTCCATCTGAAAATGAAGAGTTGCGCAAAAGAGTTAAGAATATGGAAAACTTGTTAGCAAATGTGATGACTTTAATTCAAAATCGATTTTCTGGAGAAGATGTTAATGATATAATACAAGCTGCAAGACAGGTATATCATAAGTTATTAATCTTATCCAACTAACTTCATAAGTT contains:
- the LOC101500058 gene encoding uncharacterized protein; this encodes MCPCTKCVNCHSYSRVCVYEHLTDPHCGFLRGYRQWIYHGEKPRTSSSATKQNVEMEHDMDGLVHDVFGIHSTEEPICGEGERIPEVRENSKFYEFVKENEQMLYPNCKKYSKLSFMVHLYHLKCLHGWSDKSFSMLLDLLRDALPEENVLPKSYYETKKIVSGLGLGYEKIHACPNDCILYWDKYAKYEVCPKCSTSRWKTTNEDVQGNGLETSERRKKIPAKILRWFPLKPRLQRLYMSSKVAESMRWHHESRLNDGSLRHPADSLAWKNFDARYPTFSLDPRNFRLGVASYGFNPFKTMSITHSTWPVILIPYNLPPWMCMKQPYFMLSLLIPGPKGPGNNIDIYLQPLVQELQELWDDGIETFDAYKKETFQLRAAMMWTINDFPAYANLSGWSTKGQYACPCCGIETTSQWLRHGKKFCYMGHRRWLSPKHKWRLNSRDFDGTRELRIPPKRLDGTDILRQIDECREKGLANGAQPWKKKSIFFTLPYWQYNVLCHNLDVMHIEKNVCDNIIGTLLNQEGKFKDNYKARADLVDMGIRSMLHPQQSPNITTTCLPRACYQMTNKEKESFLSILKNVKTSDECSSNIPRCVHVKQHKMFGLKSYDCHVLMQELLPVALRGSLPDKVTSVLVDLCNFFKQICSKVLNVEFLSQLESQIVITLCQLETIFPPSFFTVMMHLVIHLAHEAQVAGPVQYRWMYPLERGIFANECLTFCSQYLSGVETRFNRPNRNDDEVSGRPLGIKKQHKLRLGKRKKLSRTKLDKKEEHILHLKRQCRSRRLTQLEIDKQHGQKFIEWFKLRIQHMDEQKSSEVAHELRWLSCGPSEVVRRYTDYAINGFRFHTKKRERFLKTQNSGVVVKTKTSKDEINYYGAITDILMLDYSGKYKFVLFKCDWVDINKCIKKDKFGMTLVNFKFLKHTGENICDDPFVFASQAKKVFYIYDERNKDWLVVLNAKVRDI